The following coding sequences are from one Leptolyngbya sp. NIES-3755 window:
- a CDS encoding hypothetical protein (similar to AA sequence:cyanobase_aa:gsr3504), producing the protein MNVSLTPELEKLVQDKVRSGRYLSASEVVQEALRLLEERDRTQQIKLDALRRDLQVGIAQIDRGEIIDGEEAFAEIESDLESLMQS; encoded by the coding sequence ATGAATGTTTCTCTGACACCCGAACTGGAAAAACTTGTTCAGGACAAAGTGAGAAGTGGGCGTTATCTCTCTGCCAGCGAGGTAGTTCAAGAAGCATTACGGCTTTTAGAAGAACGCGATCGCACTCAACAAATTAAGCTTGATGCTCTCCGGCGCGATCTCCAAGTCGGTATCGCTCAAATCGATCGCGGCGAAATCATTGATGGAGAAGAAGCCTTTGCAGAGATTGAAAGCGATCTTGAATCGTTAATGCAATCCTGA
- a CDS encoding acetyl-CoA carboxylase, biotin carboxylase (similar to AA sequence:cyanobase_aa:LBDG_14970), whose protein sequence is MRFSKILIANRGEIALRIIRTCEELGIATVAVHSTIDRNSLHVQLADEAVCIGEPPSSKSYLNIPNIIAAALTRNATAIHPGYGFLAENARFAEICADHQIAFIGPTPDAIRAMGDKSTAKKTMQRVGVPTVPGSKGLVHGEEEARDIARAIGYPVIIKATAGGGGRGMRLVPTDDELSKLYHAAQGEAEAAFGNPGVYVEKFVQNPRHIEFQILADSYGNVVHLGERECSIQRRHQKLLEEAPSSAITPELRSRMGAAAVAAAKSIDYVGAGTVEFLLDRSGDFYFMEMNTRIQVEHPVTEMITGIDLIAEQIRIAQGEPLRFTQDEIELRGHAIECRINAEDPDHNFRPSPGRISGYLPPSGPGVRMDSHVYTDYEIPPYYDSLIGKLIVWGSDRPSAILRMKRALRECAVTGLPTTINFHQRILETPEFQKGDIYTNFVDKVMMPNKE, encoded by the coding sequence ATGCGTTTTTCAAAAATTCTCATTGCAAATCGGGGGGAAATTGCCCTAAGAATCATTCGCACCTGTGAAGAATTAGGAATTGCGACCGTCGCGGTGCATTCAACGATCGACAGAAATTCTCTTCACGTTCAGTTAGCCGACGAAGCGGTTTGTATTGGCGAACCTCCTAGCAGCAAAAGCTATCTCAATATTCCAAATATTATTGCGGCTGCTCTGACTCGAAATGCCACTGCAATCCATCCAGGCTACGGTTTCTTAGCTGAGAACGCCCGCTTTGCGGAGATTTGCGCCGATCACCAAATTGCTTTTATTGGACCGACTCCTGATGCGATTCGAGCGATGGGAGATAAATCGACTGCGAAAAAAACGATGCAGCGAGTCGGAGTGCCAACAGTTCCAGGCAGTAAGGGATTAGTGCATGGCGAAGAAGAAGCGCGAGACATTGCAAGAGCGATCGGCTATCCAGTGATCATCAAAGCAACGGCGGGTGGTGGCGGTCGAGGAATGCGACTGGTTCCTACTGATGATGAATTGAGTAAGCTCTATCACGCTGCCCAGGGAGAAGCAGAAGCAGCATTTGGCAATCCGGGTGTTTACGTTGAAAAATTCGTTCAAAATCCACGACATATTGAGTTTCAGATTCTTGCAGATAGCTACGGAAATGTGGTGCATTTGGGTGAGCGGGAGTGTTCGATTCAGCGCCGACACCAAAAATTGCTGGAAGAAGCACCCAGTTCGGCAATTACTCCAGAACTACGATCGCGCATGGGAGCCGCTGCTGTTGCTGCCGCCAAATCAATTGACTACGTTGGTGCAGGAACGGTGGAATTTTTACTCGATCGATCCGGTGACTTCTATTTCATGGAGATGAACACCCGGATTCAAGTCGAACATCCGGTCACAGAAATGATTACCGGAATTGATTTGATTGCCGAGCAGATTCGGATTGCTCAAGGGGAACCGCTGCGATTTACCCAAGACGAGATTGAACTGCGGGGACATGCGATCGAATGCCGAATTAATGCCGAAGATCCAGATCATAATTTCCGCCCCAGTCCCGGACGCATCAGCGGCTATTTACCTCCAAGCGGTCCCGGTGTACGGATGGATTCTCACGTCTACACCGATTACGAAATTCCGCCCTACTACGATTCGCTGATTGGAAAACTGATTGTCTGGGGGAGCGATCGACCTTCTGCAATTCTGAGAATGAAACGCGCCCTTAGAGAATGTGCGGTCACTGGATTGCCCACTACGATTAACTTCCATCAACGAATCCTCGAAACGCCAGAATTCCAGAAAGGCGATATCTATACGAATTTTGTCGATAAAGTGATGATGCCAAACAAAGAATAA
- a CDS encoding gamma-glutamyltransferase (similar to AA sequence:cyanobase_aa:LBDG_57590): MPPPSSGGVHLLQILNLAGDTDLKSLGWRNPDALHLLVESMRIAYADRATYLGDPDFVKVPVSALISPEYAKIRQREIDPKKAATSVKPGDPAVIQRLSRESTETSHLTVVDRDRNAVSLTFTINLGFGAGIVAKGTGIVLNNEMDDFAIAPNTPNAFGLVGGQANAIAPRKTPLSSMTPTIITENGKLRMAVGAPGGSTIITTVLQTILNVLVYDMDVRSAIAAPRIHHQWQPDRLNVEERGLDPLTIAELERRGHTIRQRGKWGNANAIVVLPDGLLEGAADPRGEGVAAGY; the protein is encoded by the coding sequence ATGCCACCGCCTTCCTCTGGTGGAGTTCACCTTTTACAAATTCTGAATCTGGCTGGTGATACCGATCTCAAATCTTTAGGTTGGCGAAATCCTGATGCGCTGCATTTATTAGTCGAATCGATGCGAATTGCTTACGCCGATCGAGCCACTTACTTAGGCGATCCAGATTTCGTCAAAGTTCCGGTAAGCGCTTTAATCAGTCCTGAATACGCCAAAATTCGTCAACGAGAAATCGATCCAAAAAAAGCTGCAACCTCAGTGAAACCCGGCGATCCTGCTGTGATTCAAAGACTCTCACGTGAATCAACCGAAACAAGTCATTTAACTGTCGTGGATCGCGATCGCAATGCAGTCAGTCTCACCTTCACTATCAATCTAGGATTTGGTGCAGGCATTGTCGCAAAAGGAACTGGAATTGTTTTGAACAATGAAATGGACGACTTTGCGATCGCACCCAATACTCCCAATGCGTTCGGTCTAGTTGGCGGTCAAGCGAATGCGATCGCACCTCGAAAAACACCACTTTCCAGCATGACTCCAACCATCATTACCGAAAATGGCAAACTCCGAATGGCAGTTGGCGCACCCGGTGGTAGCACGATTATCACGACTGTTTTGCAGACGATTTTGAATGTCTTGGTCTATGACATGGACGTGAGAAGCGCGATCGCGGCTCCTCGAATTCATCACCAATGGCAACCCGATCGATTAAACGTCGAAGAACGAGGACTTGATCCATTAACGATCGCAGAATTAGAACGGCGAGGACACACAATTCGACAACGCGGCAAATGGGGAAATGCAAACGCGATCGTGGTTCTGCCAGATGGTTTGCTTGAAGGGGCTGCTGATCCACGGGGTGAAGGAGTTGCGGCAGGTTATTAA
- a CDS encoding photosystem II protein PsbX (similar to AA sequence:cyanobase_aa:Aazo_0054): MTPSLMNFLLSLLAGVAIVVIPATAFLIFVSQKDKIQRS, from the coding sequence ATGACCCCATCTTTGATGAATTTCCTATTGAGCTTGCTGGCAGGCGTTGCGATCGTCGTGATTCCGGCTACAGCATTTCTCATCTTTGTCAGCCAAAAAGATAAAATTCAACGTTCCTAG
- a CDS encoding hypothetical protein (similar to AA sequence:cyanobase_aa:PCC7424_0109), with product MKANVYDLVKTSTQVQSDFKPEITIPTGTIGTVIEYYEQPEGYAVDLAIPNEQLVGGYEYHNVILLPQQFVVIKKFETSEKIAG from the coding sequence ATGAAAGCAAACGTATACGATTTAGTCAAAACTTCAACTCAGGTTCAGTCAGACTTTAAGCCTGAAATCACGATTCCCACAGGCACGATCGGGACTGTGATCGAATATTACGAGCAACCCGAAGGATATGCTGTTGATTTAGCCATTCCGAACGAACAGCTTGTTGGTGGATATGAATATCACAATGTCATTCTTTTGCCGCAACAGTTTGTAGTGATTAAGAAATTTGAAACTTCAGAAAAAATTGCTGGATAG
- a CDS encoding hypothetical protein (similar to AA sequence:cyanobase_aa:LBDG_04230) has product MANPSSSANPIDPAQISDSQMWNSLKLAIAESSGFQRWQIDRTSQETDLDALVHQYLRETLETLAY; this is encoded by the coding sequence ATGGCAAATCCCTCTTCTTCGGCAAACCCAATCGACCCAGCCCAAATCAGCGATTCGCAAATGTGGAACAGTTTGAAACTGGCGATCGCAGAAAGTTCCGGATTCCAACGTTGGCAAATCGATCGTACTTCTCAAGAAACCGATCTAGATGCGTTGGTGCACCAGTATTTGCGCGAAACGCTTGAAACTTTGGCTTACTAA
- a CDS encoding Ycf66-like protein (similar to AA sequence:cyanobase_aa:LBDG_14930) — MVNFQFNLASISGIVLAVGGASLYAVRSFRPQIARDTDIFFSAVGLLCGLILIFYGWRFDPIMQFGQVLLTGAAVYFVFENLRLRQISTEQAKRTTPIVDDDRPVSSQYTAAFEDEPYTVSFPNRESRTPLRESGRPRRPAREEEYDDRPSIRERSSREDEPRLRPASRNPRSRQPESFDEPREDIRPRRNTSRNNARPRRNNKIEDINQPDDAGYVDYRPIDNNRTDGWGE, encoded by the coding sequence ATGGTTAATTTTCAGTTCAATTTAGCAAGTATCTCTGGGATTGTCCTAGCGGTGGGCGGGGCTTCCCTTTACGCTGTTCGATCGTTTCGTCCGCAGATTGCCCGCGATACCGATATTTTCTTTTCGGCAGTCGGGTTGCTCTGTGGATTGATTTTGATCTTCTACGGCTGGCGGTTTGACCCGATTATGCAGTTCGGACAAGTGCTGCTGACTGGAGCCGCTGTGTATTTTGTGTTTGAGAATTTGCGCCTGCGCCAGATCTCGACCGAGCAAGCAAAACGGACAACGCCGATCGTGGATGACGATCGCCCGGTTAGCTCTCAATATACGGCAGCGTTTGAAGACGAACCTTACACCGTGAGCTTTCCGAATCGTGAATCTCGGACTCCGCTGCGAGAAAGTGGTCGTCCTAGAAGACCTGCCCGTGAAGAAGAATATGACGATCGCCCGTCCATTCGGGAGCGCTCAAGTCGAGAAGACGAACCCCGTTTAAGACCTGCATCAAGAAATCCTCGCTCTCGTCAGCCAGAGTCCTTTGATGAGCCGCGTGAAGATATTCGTCCGCGTCGGAATACGTCAAGAAACAATGCTCGTCCGCGTCGGAATAACAAGATTGAAGATATTAACCAGCCCGATGATGCGGGATATGTAGACTATCGCCCGATCGACAATAATCGGACCGATGGCTGGGGCGAGTAA
- a CDS encoding glutathione synthase (similar to AA sequence:cyanobase_aa:LBDG_00830) gives MMVDRELEVSRVNARKTDVFDIFNIRYYIGANPYLSTAATVFDFTQTGNPLPLEKYVDVILDRYPHFRDRDFKSHADLFAQTVAQVSQLDMELHLEHWNLKAYPKFDRIAVETLHARTSRELIFSVWDWFEAITQGRKFDIGDHIEVLQAQFRRSVYGGPTVYALLKSAHSQGIPTLYLWDEGLMQYGYGRKQVRGIATTFDGDSHLDSDFTTRKDDCKAFLSTLGFPVPKGRIVGTLKEALNAVDRIGYPVAVKPVVGHKGIGVTANVRTDDDLEAAFNRAVEAVEPDHAIDIIVEQSIEGNDYRLLCVDGKFVAATERRPASVIGDGHSTIAELIDRANRTSDRSDTPTSPMGKIKVDDAMERYLAEQNLSMESVLERDREVFLRKVANLSSGGLSIDATSVIHPDNVVLAQDVAQHFRLTCLGIDIITRDLSRSWKEGNFAIIEINAAPGVFMHMKPAVGQSVDVTSHILKTFFHSGDNGRIPIITFNRVTISELQEAIAYILRHHPHWTIGAVCQDGVLINHSEKSLHSDYNTNVQNLLRHPKLDLLIAEYPESVLERSGMFYTGSNLVILHDPTETEMTLTRDIFEDAKIVIKQGNTVSTQHQGLIEQFSLSEAEGFSQVYLEAIAAMILPS, from the coding sequence ATGATGGTCGATCGCGAATTAGAAGTTAGCCGAGTGAATGCCAGAAAGACGGATGTATTCGATATTTTCAACATTCGGTATTACATTGGCGCAAATCCATATCTATCCACCGCAGCGACCGTATTCGATTTCACCCAGACCGGAAACCCACTTCCATTAGAAAAATACGTAGACGTAATTCTTGATCGCTATCCTCATTTTCGCGATCGAGACTTCAAATCTCATGCAGATCTCTTTGCTCAAACGGTAGCTCAAGTGAGTCAGCTTGATATGGAGTTGCACTTAGAGCATTGGAATTTGAAAGCTTATCCAAAGTTCGATCGAATTGCAGTTGAAACATTACATGCACGTACTAGCCGAGAACTAATTTTTTCAGTCTGGGATTGGTTTGAAGCAATCACTCAAGGGCGAAAGTTTGATATTGGCGATCACATCGAAGTTTTACAGGCGCAATTTCGTCGATCGGTCTATGGGGGACCAACCGTTTACGCATTGCTAAAATCGGCTCACTCCCAAGGCATCCCAACCTTGTATTTATGGGATGAAGGCTTGATGCAGTATGGTTACGGGCGCAAGCAAGTTCGAGGGATTGCAACCACATTCGATGGCGATAGTCACTTAGATTCGGACTTCACGACCCGCAAAGATGACTGTAAAGCGTTTCTCAGCACTTTAGGCTTCCCAGTTCCCAAAGGTAGGATTGTTGGCACTCTCAAAGAAGCGTTGAATGCTGTCGATCGTATTGGTTATCCAGTCGCAGTTAAACCTGTAGTTGGACATAAAGGAATTGGTGTGACAGCAAATGTTCGCACCGACGATGATCTAGAAGCGGCTTTTAATCGTGCTGTCGAAGCAGTTGAACCGGATCATGCGATCGATATTATTGTCGAGCAAAGTATCGAAGGGAATGACTATCGATTGCTCTGTGTGGATGGTAAATTCGTGGCTGCAACCGAACGCCGTCCTGCTTCAGTGATTGGTGATGGGCATTCGACTATTGCAGAACTGATCGATCGAGCAAATCGAACCAGCGATCGGAGTGATACGCCAACCTCGCCAATGGGGAAAATCAAGGTTGACGATGCAATGGAGCGCTACTTAGCAGAGCAAAATCTATCAATGGAAAGCGTGTTAGAACGCGATCGAGAAGTCTTTCTCCGTAAAGTTGCAAACCTTTCTTCAGGGGGTCTGAGCATTGATGCTACTTCAGTGATTCACCCTGATAACGTTGTATTGGCTCAAGATGTTGCTCAACATTTCCGCCTGACTTGTTTAGGCATTGATATCATTACTCGCGATCTGAGTCGTTCTTGGAAAGAAGGTAACTTTGCAATCATCGAAATCAATGCGGCTCCAGGTGTGTTCATGCACATGAAACCCGCAGTGGGTCAAAGTGTCGATGTGACATCTCACATTCTAAAAACCTTTTTTCACTCTGGTGATAATGGTCGAATTCCGATCATTACCTTCAATCGCGTCACCATTTCGGAACTACAAGAAGCGATCGCATATATTCTGCGCCATCATCCGCATTGGACGATCGGAGCCGTTTGCCAAGATGGAGTGTTAATCAATCATTCGGAAAAGTCTTTGCATTCTGACTACAACACAAACGTGCAGAATCTATTACGGCATCCGAAGTTAGATCTATTGATTGCTGAGTATCCAGAATCGGTTTTGGAGCGCTCTGGAATGTTCTACACCGGCAGCAATCTTGTCATTCTGCATGATCCAACTGAAACCGAAATGACCTTAACGCGGGATATTTTTGAAGATGCCAAAATCGTGATCAAACAAGGCAATACCGTTTCAACTCAGCATCAAGGATTGATCGAGCAGTTCTCGCTGAGTGAAGCAGAAGGATTTAGCCAGGTTTATTTAGAAGCGATCGCTGCTATGATTCTTCCCTCCTAG
- a CDS encoding plasmid stabilization system (similar to AA sequence:cyanobase_aa:PCC7424_1846) — MSRYFLTLEAKQDIKEISQRIALENPAAAKRLVTEIKQKCKRAADFPEMGHSYDSLLPSLRGLFVGSYVIFYFPKKSSIQVIRVLSGYRDLDAIFQEN, encoded by the coding sequence ATGAGTCGCTATTTTTTAACGCTTGAAGCGAAGCAAGATATCAAAGAGATTAGTCAGCGAATTGCTCTAGAAAATCCTGCGGCTGCAAAACGATTAGTCACTGAGATTAAACAAAAGTGTAAAAGAGCAGCAGATTTTCCAGAAATGGGACATTCTTATGACTCTCTTTTGCCTTCGTTACGCGGTCTGTTTGTCGGAAGCTACGTTATTTTTTATTTTCCGAAAAAGAGTAGTATTCAGGTAATCCGGGTTCTAAGTGGATATCGTGACCTGGATGCTATTTTCCAAGAAAACTAA
- a CDS encoding hypothetical protein (similar to AA sequence:cyanobase_aa:LBDG_04220): MVSTQAMAADRVVFKYKILRESVSVPELTTFAQTGEASSDLQTYFRLSGQRPETVRQTLTRPIKVNPVLLDRVLNSPLGNGVLDQLGQAIQTPEGGAERQALRAALALSASGDGTITILEILQNYPTQEVIVDGDRIEGAYRRLNEFVDRLRNPLGNIFR, encoded by the coding sequence TTGGTCAGTACTCAAGCAATGGCGGCTGATCGCGTTGTGTTCAAATATAAGATTCTGCGCGAATCGGTCTCAGTGCCAGAATTGACGACGTTCGCTCAAACAGGTGAAGCTTCATCGGACTTGCAAACCTATTTTCGTCTGTCGGGTCAACGTCCTGAAACGGTTCGCCAGACTCTAACACGCCCGATTAAGGTCAATCCGGTGTTGCTTGATCGAGTCCTCAATAGTCCACTCGGAAACGGGGTCTTAGACCAACTTGGACAAGCAATTCAAACGCCAGAAGGAGGAGCCGAACGCCAAGCTCTTAGAGCCGCTCTAGCGCTCTCTGCTAGTGGAGATGGAACGATTACGATTTTGGAAATTCTGCAAAACTATCCGACTCAGGAAGTGATCGTCGATGGTGATCGCATTGAAGGGGCGTATCGTCGGTTGAATGAATTTGTCGATCGATTACGCAATCCGTTAGGCAATATCTTCCGCTAA
- a CDS encoding hypothetical protein (similar to AA sequence:cyanobase_aa:LBDG_14990), with product MGRKPTPTEKRVTLSGVSWQSFEELLSELGQTRTSRLTYDRGKLEMMTPLEEHDRCLRLIESLILVLADELYLKIYSLGSVLLTLPDLGRAIQPDAMYSLEEIRLQKRAELDMNRAESPELAIEVAIGRGSLDRESIYVSMGVPEIWQYTTMVGDDVLKGSLQIYQLEGDRYIATTNSKLFPALPGQRVQEFLEQSDTIGLAQALIVLREWTKEQL from the coding sequence ATGGGCAGAAAACCAACTCCCACTGAGAAAAGAGTGACGCTATCGGGGGTGAGTTGGCAATCGTTCGAGGAATTGCTGAGCGAACTAGGGCAGACTCGAACCTCGCGTTTAACTTACGATCGTGGCAAATTGGAAATGATGACACCGCTCGAAGAACACGATCGCTGTTTGCGATTGATCGAGTCTTTGATTTTGGTGTTAGCAGATGAACTCTATCTAAAAATTTATTCACTTGGGTCGGTTTTGTTGACACTTCCGGATCTGGGTCGTGCGATTCAACCGGATGCAATGTATTCACTAGAAGAAATACGGCTTCAGAAACGGGCAGAACTCGATATGAATCGGGCTGAGTCGCCAGAATTAGCGATCGAAGTGGCGATCGGGAGAGGATCACTCGATCGAGAATCGATCTACGTGTCGATGGGTGTTCCGGAAATCTGGCAGTATACAACCATGGTTGGCGATGATGTGCTGAAGGGCAGTTTGCAAATCTATCAGCTTGAAGGCGATCGATATATTGCAACGACGAATAGTAAATTGTTTCCTGCATTGCCGGGACAGCGAGTGCAGGAATTTTTAGAGCAAAGTGATACGATCGGGCTTGCTCAAGCGTTGATTGTCTTACGTGAATGGACTAAGGAACAGCTTTGA
- a CDS encoding gamma-glutamyltransferase (similar to AA sequence:cyanobase_aa:LBDG_57590), which produces MKRFFFLSLIAIVTVVPVARSFPLDRTAQGMVTSAHPLASEAGLDMLKQGGNAIDAAVATTLAISVVEPFSAGIGGGGFLLFYQAQKNDMKALDFRERAPLKASQNMYLDAQGKPRPNASTDGYLAVATPGTIAGLYQAHQQYGKLPWKTVVAPAIKLAESGFSVSHRFTEATESRKFQNAEARRIFTRNGKPYQPGEILKQPELAATLSAIASDPNSFYRGKIATVIAQDMRSNNGLVTLEDLKQYRPIWRTPVCGNFR; this is translated from the coding sequence ATGAAACGCTTTTTCTTTCTGAGTTTGATCGCGATCGTCACGGTTGTTCCAGTAGCGCGATCGTTTCCGCTCGATCGAACTGCTCAAGGCATGGTGACATCTGCTCATCCATTGGCTTCTGAAGCGGGATTAGACATGCTCAAACAAGGCGGAAATGCGATCGATGCCGCAGTCGCCACTACGTTAGCAATCTCAGTCGTAGAACCGTTTTCTGCTGGAATTGGTGGCGGTGGATTTCTTTTGTTTTATCAAGCGCAGAAGAATGACATGAAAGCGCTCGATTTTCGGGAACGTGCGCCGCTCAAAGCTTCTCAAAACATGTACTTGGATGCTCAGGGAAAGCCTCGTCCGAATGCGAGTACAGACGGATATTTAGCGGTTGCGACACCGGGAACGATCGCAGGTTTGTACCAAGCTCACCAGCAATATGGGAAATTGCCTTGGAAAACTGTAGTCGCTCCTGCAATCAAACTCGCTGAATCTGGATTTTCTGTGAGTCATCGATTCACTGAAGCAACCGAATCTCGAAAATTTCAGAACGCAGAAGCCCGTCGAATTTTTACTCGAAATGGCAAGCCTTATCAGCCAGGTGAAATTCTAAAACAGCCAGAATTAGCAGCGACTTTGAGCGCGATCGCATCTGATCCGAATAGTTTTTATCGCGGCAAAATTGCAACGGTGATCGCCCAAGATATGCGATCGAACAATGGATTGGTCACACTTGAGGATTTGAAGCAATACCGACCCATTTGGCGCACTCCGGTCTGTGGAAATTTCCGTTAG
- a CDS encoding hypothetical protein (hypothetical protein CHP02117;~similar to AA sequence:cyanobase_aa:LBDG_14980): MKYRTAFVRLSKGVLCGVLLLAGGLTIGFFTPRRWNQTASCDNQPYRIYVQGDAMHVNLVMPVDNGVYDWRKFLNLQQIGSDTNENYRYLKMGWGDRIWYTEVADWSQLNVLDIGRVLFRPGNTSVMYVQGYANRPENIKCVGVDREQYLNFVNFLQNSFARNAQGKLTYIKPGAATTDGFFAATGYYSALRTCNTWSAEALDSAGINTPLWSAIAPAVMRHLPSCNCP; encoded by the coding sequence ATGAAGTATCGTACTGCGTTTGTTCGTCTCAGTAAGGGCGTGTTATGTGGAGTTTTGTTACTGGCAGGTGGATTAACGATCGGCTTTTTCACGCCACGTCGCTGGAATCAAACCGCAAGTTGCGACAATCAGCCTTACCGTATCTATGTTCAAGGCGATGCAATGCACGTCAATCTCGTAATGCCTGTGGATAATGGCGTTTACGATTGGCGAAAATTTCTCAATCTGCAACAAATTGGCAGTGATACGAATGAGAACTATCGCTATCTCAAAATGGGATGGGGCGATCGCATTTGGTATACCGAAGTTGCTGACTGGTCCCAGTTGAATGTTTTGGATATTGGCAGAGTCTTGTTTAGACCGGGAAACACTTCTGTGATGTATGTTCAAGGCTATGCGAATCGACCGGAGAACATTAAATGTGTGGGAGTCGATCGAGAACAATATCTCAATTTCGTTAACTTCCTTCAGAACTCCTTTGCGCGGAATGCTCAAGGCAAATTAACTTATATCAAACCGGGAGCCGCGACGACTGATGGCTTTTTCGCTGCAACTGGATATTACTCTGCGTTACGAACTTGTAACACTTGGTCAGCCGAAGCGCTCGATTCAGCAGGAATCAATACGCCGTTGTGGAGTGCGATCGCGCCTGCGGTGATGCGTCATCTCCCCAGTTGTAATTGTCCGTGA
- a CDS encoding hypothetical protein (similar to AA sequence:cyanobase_aa:LBDG_14940) produces the protein MFLYSAEIPARDNAMQSALLDRMKIKLQSFKIMDVTSIALLSLSILLGAMTFLFIFRIVLTWYPQVDLDKFPFNLIKIPTEIFLAPTRKIIQPLGGVDITPILWVGIFSLLRELLLGQQGIFTMMF, from the coding sequence ATGTTTTTGTATAGCGCAGAGATCCCGGCAAGAGACAATGCCATGCAGAGTGCGCTTCTCGATAGAATGAAAATAAAGTTACAAAGCTTCAAAATTATGGATGTGACCTCGATCGCGCTTTTGTCTCTCAGCATTTTGCTCGGTGCAATGACGTTTCTGTTTATTTTCCGAATTGTGCTGACCTGGTATCCGCAGGTTGATTTAGACAAGTTTCCGTTTAACTTGATCAAGATTCCGACCGAGATATTTTTAGCGCCGACTCGGAAAATTATTCAACCCTTGGGCGGTGTCGATATTACGCCAATTTTGTGGGTTGGGATTTTTAGCTTGCTGCGGGAATTGTTGCTCGGTCAGCAAGGGATTTTTACGATGATGTTTTAG